A window from Schistosoma haematobium chromosome 1, whole genome shotgun sequence encodes these proteins:
- the FLAD1_2 gene encoding FAD1 flavin adenine dinucleotide synthetase, variant 2 (EggNog:ENOG410VD3Z~COG:H), translating into MSCALKMISPKSLGLIVIGDEILNGKAKDSNSRQVCLTAPLFGVRLRKISVIPDDSDAIAEEVRNYMNRYDYVITSGGIGSTHDDVTYEGVAKALNEKIIIHPKFLQTLKRLSEPNMISSSDPITKLAKIPESSELLYATGIQMDSDSSYPIGKVKNIFILPGVPCLFNMGLEIIKDHIRDPNVIFFHHSLYLTTMETEIAKDLSQLAEKYQGLVSIGSYPAFHNNYYRVRIAFDSLEENTLKLAYEEAERLFKDYIIRYNPYPINKADEEVYKLCKQAESNLGKRVAKSLQFIEEVLNKYSDSELVICFNGGKDCTALLHLIHAAIQHQSHNNNNHSENIKPTRLPKLLYIRSCSTFPEIELFVEKIVDGYYSLWSKISRPDLRQYEQRHADVNSQTSSCSMDNSVFIYEGSIQSALERFLGDYPEIRGAFMGTRYTDPGAYKMSHMVMSDPGWPQILRINPLLEWTYSDVWNFLRSLSLPYCSLYDAGYTSIGSMEDTHPNPQLRYITESGRIAYHPAYTLNEGICERIGRVHENTKTD; encoded by the exons TTATCGGTGACGAAATACTGAATGGAAAAGCGAAAGATTCCAATTCACGACAAGTATGCCTCACTGCCCCGCTTTTTGGTGTACGACTTCGGAAG ATTTCTGTTATTCCCGATGACTCAGATGCTATCGCAGAGGAAGTTCGCAACTATATGAACCGTTACGACTACGTAATAACATCGGGGGGTATAGGTTCTACTCACGATGATGTGACATATGAAGGTGTTGCAAAGGCACTAAATGAAAAGATTATCATTCATCCAAAGTTCTTACAAACCCTCAAGAGACTATCAGAACCGAATATGATTTCCTCTTCGGACCCCATAACCAAACTTGCCAAAATACCGGAGTCATCTGAATTACTATATGCAACAGGAATCCAGATGGATAGTGATAGCTCTTATCCTATTGGCAAAGTGAAAAATATCTTCATTTTACCAGGAGTTCCATGCTTATTTAATATGGGACTAGAGATAATTAAG GACCATATCCGAGATCCTAATGTGATATTCTTTCATCATTCCTTATATCTTACCACTATGGAAACTGAAATAGCGAAGGATTTGTCTCAATTAGCCGAAAAATATCAAGGTTTAGTCAGTATTGGATCTTATCCTGCATTTCATAACAA CTATTATCGTGTTCGAATAGCCTTTGATTCACTTGAAGAAAATACTCTGAAGTTGGCTTATGAAGAAGCTGAACGCCTATTTAAAGACT ACATTATAAGGTATAATCCATATCCAATCAATAAAGCTGATGAAGAAGTTTATAAATTATGTAAGCAGGCAGAATCGAATTTGGGTAAACGTGTAGCTAAATCTTTGCAGTTTATAGAAGAAGTACTGAATAAATACAG TGATTCTGAGCTGGTTATATGTTTTAATGGTGGTAAAGATTGCACAGCGTTACTTCATTTAATCCATGCTGCAATTCAACATCaaagtcataataataacaaccatTCGGAAAATATAAAACCTACAAGATTACCGAAACTTTTATATATTCGTTCATGTTCTACTTTTCCAGAAATCGAACTATTTGTTGAAAAAATAGTTGATGGGTATTATTCATTATGGAGTAAAATTTCACGACCAGATTTAAGACAATATGAACAGCGACACGCCGATGTAAATTCACAGACTTCATCGTGCTCAATGGATAATAGCGTATTTATATATGAGGGATCTATTCAAAGTGCATTGGAAAGATTTTTAGGGGATTATCCTGAAATAAGAGGTGCCTTCATGGGTACAAGATATACAGATCCTGGAGCAT ACAAAATGTCTCATATGGTAATGTCAGATCCTGGTTGGCCTCAAATTCTTCGGATCAATCCACTCTTAGAGTGGACATACTCTGATGTATGGAATTTTCTCCGATCTCTTTCACTTCCATACTGCAGTCTGTATGACGCCGG ATACACATCAATTGGAAGTATGGAAGATACTCATCCCAATCCACAATTAAGGTATATAACAGAAAGTGGACGAATTGCTTACCATCCAGCATATACACTGAACGAGGGGATTTGTGAACGCATTGGTCGTGTACATGAGAATACTAAAACTGATTAA
- the FLAD1_2 gene encoding FAD1 flavin adenine dinucleotide synthetase (EggNog:ENOG410VD3Z~COG:H) has product MSCALKMISPKSLGLIVIGDEILNGKAKDSNSRQVCLTAPLFGVRLRKISVIPDDSDAIAEEVRNYMNRYDYVITSGGIGSTHDDVTYEGVAKALNEKIIIHPKFLQTLKRLSEPNMISSSDPITKLAKIPESSELLYATGIQMDSDSSYPIGKVKNIFILPGVPCLFNMGLEIIKDHIRDPNVIFFHHSLYLTTMETEIAKDLSQLAEKYQGLVSIGSYPAFHNNYYRVRIAFDSLEENTLKLAYEEAERLFKDYIIRYNPYPINKADEEVYKLCKQAESNLGKRVAKSLQFIEEVLNKYRLAGFNYLIE; this is encoded by the exons TTATCGGTGACGAAATACTGAATGGAAAAGCGAAAGATTCCAATTCACGACAAGTATGCCTCACTGCCCCGCTTTTTGGTGTACGACTTCGGAAG ATTTCTGTTATTCCCGATGACTCAGATGCTATCGCAGAGGAAGTTCGCAACTATATGAACCGTTACGACTACGTAATAACATCGGGGGGTATAGGTTCTACTCACGATGATGTGACATATGAAGGTGTTGCAAAGGCACTAAATGAAAAGATTATCATTCATCCAAAGTTCTTACAAACCCTCAAGAGACTATCAGAACCGAATATGATTTCCTCTTCGGACCCCATAACCAAACTTGCCAAAATACCGGAGTCATCTGAATTACTATATGCAACAGGAATCCAGATGGATAGTGATAGCTCTTATCCTATTGGCAAAGTGAAAAATATCTTCATTTTACCAGGAGTTCCATGCTTATTTAATATGGGACTAGAGATAATTAAG GACCATATCCGAGATCCTAATGTGATATTCTTTCATCATTCCTTATATCTTACCACTATGGAAACTGAAATAGCGAAGGATTTGTCTCAATTAGCCGAAAAATATCAAGGTTTAGTCAGTATTGGATCTTATCCTGCATTTCATAACAA CTATTATCGTGTTCGAATAGCCTTTGATTCACTTGAAGAAAATACTCTGAAGTTGGCTTATGAAGAAGCTGAACGCCTATTTAAAGACT ACATTATAAGGTATAATCCATATCCAATCAATAAAGCTGATGAAGAAGTTTATAAATTATGTAAGCAGGCAGAATCGAATTTGGGTAAACGTGTAGCTAAATCTTTGCAGTTTATAGAAGAAGTACTGAATAAATACAG attagctggATTTAACTATTTGATTGAGTAA